In one Rhopalosiphum padi isolate XX-2018 chromosome 3, ASM2088224v1, whole genome shotgun sequence genomic region, the following are encoded:
- the LOC132926835 gene encoding putative defense protein Hdd11, which produces MMVVNAKLALLLVSVAAFGYPKTALAYSQGAPLEVCSDLMPQHGAPGQTTDSPYTLTPNRKSVKGGESITLTLASKDFSKFKGFIVQARDGDDKPIGSFTPLPASKNNTEFKGKWQLLSCPDGPSNNTATHANAVEKSRVVLTWNAPKTIDLQSFKFKYTVAKNGGQYWVGKESENIAVSQSNPGSTKRN; this is translated from the exons ATGATGGTAGTAAACGCAAAATTAGCTCTGCTGTTGGTGTCGGTAGCCGCATTTGGTTATCCGAAGACTGCCTTAGCTTATTCCCAAGGCGCACCTTTAGAAGTATGCAGTGACTTGATGCCCCAGCACGGAGCCCCCGGCCAAACCACAGACTCACCCTACACTTTAACACCCAACCGCAAGTCCGTGAAAGGTGGTGAATCCATAACGCTGACGCTCGCCTCCAAAGATTTTTCTAAATTCAAAGGCTTCATAGTCCAGGCTAGAGACGGTGATGACAAGCCCATCGGTTCGTTCACTCCCCTGCCCGCGTCCAAGAACAATACCGAGTTCAAGGGCAAATGGCAGCTTCTCAGTTGCCCCGACGGACCATCCAAC AATACTGCAACTCACGCAAACGCAGTCGAAAAATCAAGAGTAGTTCTTACATGGAACGCACCAAAAACAATTGACTTGCAGAGTTTCAAATTTAA GTACACAGTCGCCAAGAATGGTGGACAATACTGGGTTGGAAaggaatctgaaaatattgctGTGAGTCAATCAAATCCAGGTTCCACTAAgagaaactaa